A region from the Parasphingopyxis sp. CP4 genome encodes:
- a CDS encoding metalloregulator ArsR/SmtB family transcription factor: MDEFAALSDSTRREIVTLLAEADRRAGDIAAQFDVSPPAVSQHLKVLRNAKLVKVERRGRERIYSLDLEGLAAMEAWVERTRTKWNSRLDRLAALLEEEDRDA; this comes from the coding sequence ATGGATGAATTTGCAGCCCTGAGTGATTCGACCCGGCGCGAGATCGTGACTCTGCTCGCCGAAGCAGACCGGCGCGCGGGCGACATTGCCGCCCAGTTCGATGTTAGTCCGCCGGCCGTGTCCCAACATCTCAAGGTGTTGCGAAACGCGAAGCTGGTGAAAGTTGAGCGACGCGGGCGTGAGCGGATTTACAGCCTGGACTTGGAGGGCCTCGCCGCAATGGAGGCCTGGGTCGAGCGGACCCGCACTAAATGGAACAGCCGCCTGGATCGCCTGGCTGCGCTGCTGGAGGAGGAAGATCGCGATGCGTGA
- a CDS encoding class I SAM-dependent methyltransferase, whose translation MKRRAKVVPRAHGKVLELGAGGGANFALYDGSRVTSVDGVDPSPGLLDRARDAAKAEGIDFDIKEGVAENLPFADESFDTVLATFTLCSVQDQAQSLVEARRVLKPDGQLLFCEHGAAPDIDVAKWQRRIEPVWKRIGGGCHLTRPVTAAVAQAGFRIAQQEQGYMRKTPRWAGWVEWGEARL comes from the coding sequence ATGAAGAGACGCGCGAAAGTCGTGCCCCGCGCACACGGCAAAGTGCTCGAGCTCGGCGCCGGTGGCGGCGCAAATTTTGCGCTCTATGACGGCTCCCGCGTGACCAGCGTTGACGGCGTTGACCCCTCGCCTGGATTGCTTGACCGCGCGCGCGATGCGGCAAAGGCCGAGGGCATAGACTTCGATATCAAGGAGGGCGTGGCCGAAAACCTACCCTTTGCGGATGAGAGTTTTGACACCGTACTCGCCACCTTCACCCTCTGCTCGGTCCAGGATCAAGCGCAATCGCTGGTCGAAGCCCGGCGTGTTCTGAAGCCAGACGGTCAATTGCTGTTCTGCGAACATGGCGCAGCGCCGGACATCGACGTAGCAAAATGGCAACGGCGCATTGAACCCGTCTGGAAGCGGATCGGTGGTGGCTGCCATCTAACCCGCCCGGTGACAGCGGCGGTCGCTCAGGCTGGATTCAGGATCGCTCAGCAAGAACAAGGCTATATGCGGAAAACGCCGCGATGGGCCGGTTGGGTCGAATGGGGAGAAGCGCGACTATGA
- a CDS encoding peptidylprolyl isomerase, translating into MSDTLTISLDSGDVVIKLRPDLAPNHVARISELAQDGFYDGVVFHRVIPGFMAQGGDPTGTGMHGSDKPNLEQEFNSEPHVRGTCSMARAQDPNSANSQFFICFDDAEFLDGQYTVWGQVTEGMEHIDALPKGEPPATPGVIKSTTVG; encoded by the coding sequence ATGTCCGATACCCTTACCATTTCGCTCGATAGCGGCGATGTCGTCATCAAGCTGCGCCCCGATCTGGCGCCGAACCATGTTGCCCGGATTTCCGAGCTGGCACAGGACGGCTTCTATGACGGTGTCGTCTTCCACCGCGTCATTCCCGGCTTCATGGCGCAGGGCGGCGATCCAACGGGCACTGGCATGCATGGATCGGACAAGCCGAACCTTGAACAGGAATTCAACAGCGAACCGCATGTGCGCGGCACTTGCTCGATGGCGCGGGCCCAGGACCCGAACAGCGCGAACAGCCAATTCTTCATCTGCTTTGACGATGCAGAATTTCTTGACGGCCAATACACCGTATGGGGCCAGGTTACCGAAGGGATGGAGCATATCGATGCGCTGCCCAAAGGCGAACCACCGGCAACCCCGGGCGTCATCAAGTCGACGACTGTCGGCTAA
- the mgtE gene encoding magnesium transporter: MSDIVADTPDTDTTETEFDTDDRLKPEFIKSVIDSVEAGDDEAARELAARLHPADIADLFEQVGRDQRAILAAALSEMLDGEVLAEMNDFVREALVDELDNEQVADLAGNLETDDAVAIIEDMEAGDQREVLDALEPDDRAAIEEALTYPEESAGRVMQRELVAVYENMTVGDVIDFLRANQEDTMDFWEIFVVDTAHHPVGTCALSWILRTPRHFAISDVMKREQTLIPVDMDQEEVALRFQKYGLISAAVVDDAGRLVGMITVDDIVDIISEEAGEDILRLSGAGEGDINQPVGEAYSGRVRWLIANLGTALVASIVISFFGAAIEEMVALAILMPIVASIGGNAGTQTMAVAVRALAINELTRANTWRTIRQELAVAILNGATIAVLIGLGAALVFSNWPLGGVIAAAMLVNIVIAGLAGVMVPVVLDRLKQDPAVASSVFVTMITDSIGFLAFLGFAVASGLVGQ; encoded by the coding sequence ATGAGTGATATTGTCGCTGACACTCCCGATACCGATACCACCGAGACCGAGTTCGATACGGACGATCGGTTGAAGCCTGAATTCATCAAATCGGTCATCGATTCCGTCGAAGCGGGCGATGACGAGGCTGCCCGCGAGCTGGCCGCTCGCCTACACCCTGCTGATATTGCTGATCTTTTCGAGCAGGTCGGCCGCGATCAGCGCGCGATCCTGGCCGCCGCCTTGTCCGAGATGCTCGACGGCGAAGTCCTCGCCGAGATGAACGATTTCGTTCGCGAAGCCCTGGTCGATGAGCTCGACAATGAACAGGTCGCCGATCTCGCCGGCAATCTCGAAACCGATGATGCGGTTGCGATTATCGAGGATATGGAGGCTGGCGATCAGCGCGAAGTGCTCGATGCGCTCGAACCCGATGATCGCGCGGCGATTGAAGAGGCGCTTACCTATCCGGAAGAATCCGCCGGTCGCGTCATGCAGCGCGAGCTGGTTGCCGTGTACGAGAATATGACGGTCGGTGATGTGATCGATTTCCTCCGTGCGAACCAGGAAGACACGATGGATTTCTGGGAAATCTTCGTTGTCGATACGGCGCACCACCCGGTTGGCACCTGTGCGTTGAGCTGGATCCTGCGCACGCCGCGGCATTTCGCAATCTCCGATGTGATGAAGCGCGAGCAGACGTTGATCCCGGTGGACATGGACCAGGAAGAGGTGGCGCTCCGCTTCCAAAAATATGGCCTGATCTCTGCGGCTGTCGTGGACGATGCTGGCCGCTTGGTCGGAATGATCACGGTTGATGATATTGTCGACATCATCTCCGAAGAGGCTGGTGAGGATATCCTCCGGCTGTCGGGCGCTGGCGAAGGCGATATCAACCAGCCCGTCGGCGAAGCCTATAGTGGCCGCGTCCGATGGCTGATCGCCAATCTGGGTACGGCGCTTGTCGCGAGCATCGTCATTTCCTTCTTTGGCGCGGCGATCGAGGAGATGGTCGCGCTCGCCATCCTGATGCCGATTGTCGCCTCGATTGGCGGCAATGCCGGGACGCAGACCATGGCGGTTGCCGTGCGTGCGCTGGCGATCAACGAGCTGACGCGCGCCAATACCTGGCGCACTATTCGGCAGGAGCTGGCGGTTGCGATTCTCAACGGGGCGACGATTGCCGTGTTGATTGGCCTCGGCGCGGCATTGGTGTTTTCGAATTGGCCGCTGGGCGGCGTTATTGCCGCGGCAATGCTCGTGAATATCGTGATCGCGGGCCTTGCCGGTGTGATGGTGCCGGTTGTGCTCGATCGGCTGAAACAGGATCCTGCGGTTGCGTCTTCGGTCTTTGTGACGATGATTACCGACTCAATCGGTTTTCTCGCTTTTCTGGGCTTTGCAGTCGCTTCGGGCCTGGTCGGCCAATAG
- a CDS encoding LLM class flavin-dependent oxidoreductase translates to MPDYRLSILDQSPIAEGRSAADALADTLDLARHGDALGYDRYWVAEHHASPALAGAAPEALIGPIALATKRIRVGSGGIMLPHYSPFKVAETFALLSALAPERIDLGLGRAPGGDGRIMLALQRDRSRRMPHDDFPNNLAELLAYFDGTLPEDHPFFPLTDTLPAGGGTPETWMLGSSMDSALWAAEAGLPYCFADFINRDGAAMTAEYRARFKPSIRLAEPHVMVASWVIAADAREQAERLAKPAAMLGALLQRNVLIPVPSIDTAEDWLEKNPDALANRRRRIVLGTAGEVHQQLDDVAAEYGADEMMLVNIMGDHAARKHSYALVAEEYGLAQRAAAA, encoded by the coding sequence ATGCCAGATTACCGCCTTTCGATACTCGACCAATCGCCCATTGCCGAAGGTCGAAGCGCCGCTGATGCGCTCGCCGATACACTCGACCTCGCGCGTCATGGAGATGCGCTCGGCTATGATCGTTATTGGGTTGCCGAACATCATGCGAGCCCGGCATTGGCCGGTGCTGCGCCCGAAGCATTGATAGGCCCGATCGCCTTGGCGACGAAACGGATCCGCGTTGGATCGGGCGGGATCATGCTGCCGCACTATTCACCGTTCAAAGTGGCCGAGACTTTCGCCCTACTAAGCGCCCTTGCACCCGAGCGGATTGATCTGGGCCTGGGCCGAGCGCCCGGTGGAGATGGGCGGATCATGCTCGCCTTGCAGCGCGATCGCAGCCGCCGCATGCCGCATGACGACTTCCCCAATAATCTGGCCGAGCTCTTGGCCTATTTCGATGGCACCCTGCCCGAAGATCATCCCTTCTTCCCGCTGACCGACACATTGCCGGCCGGTGGCGGCACGCCCGAAACCTGGATGCTCGGATCATCCATGGACAGCGCATTATGGGCCGCCGAAGCGGGCCTGCCCTACTGTTTTGCCGATTTCATCAATCGCGACGGTGCTGCCATGACGGCCGAGTATCGCGCCCGGTTCAAGCCCTCTATCCGATTGGCGGAGCCGCATGTCATGGTCGCCAGCTGGGTGATTGCTGCCGATGCACGCGAACAAGCGGAACGGCTCGCCAAGCCCGCAGCGATGCTCGGTGCTCTGCTCCAGCGCAATGTGCTGATTCCCGTGCCCTCGATTGATACCGCCGAGGATTGGTTGGAGAAAAACCCCGATGCGCTGGCCAACCGCCGTCGTCGGATCGTCCTTGGCACGGCCGGCGAAGTCCATCAGCAACTCGATGATGTTGCAGCCGAATATGGCGCAGACGAGATGATGCTCGTCAATATCATGGGCGACCATGCCGCTCGCAAACACAGCTATGCCCTGGTAGCCGAAGAATATGGACTGGCGCAGCGCGCCGCGGCTGCCTAG
- a CDS encoding GIN domain-containing protein yields the protein MMARITAAMLALALAVPAAAAQRGYSVTSFERIQVHGPFVVRVTTGRGSSARAEGDQRAIDEIAVQVVGNTLRVRRNVSNSWGGYPGERENQSAILYLTTHQLEQATVIGTGDLEIDRMRGGRLTISLGGNGRLAVNQVESDNLALAVTGAGVMEIGGQAETGRVTVEGPGTLSAANLTVDDLTVNLNGPGSIEISADREAEVIAVGNGIVTILGDAACTDRSVGSGQVTCGGFLGRR from the coding sequence ATGATGGCTCGGATCACCGCCGCAATGCTTGCGCTCGCGCTGGCGGTACCCGCGGCCGCGGCCCAGCGCGGCTATTCGGTCACCAGTTTCGAGCGGATCCAGGTCCATGGGCCTTTTGTCGTCCGCGTGACCACCGGCAGGGGCTCGTCAGCACGCGCAGAGGGCGATCAGCGGGCGATTGACGAGATCGCCGTCCAGGTCGTCGGCAATACACTCCGGGTGCGGCGCAATGTATCAAACAGCTGGGGTGGTTATCCCGGCGAACGTGAAAATCAATCTGCGATCCTCTATTTGACCACCCACCAGCTTGAACAGGCGACGGTGATCGGCACCGGCGATCTCGAGATTGATCGGATGCGCGGCGGTCGCCTGACAATCAGCCTCGGCGGCAATGGGCGGCTTGCGGTCAATCAGGTCGAGAGCGACAATTTGGCGCTGGCAGTTACCGGTGCGGGTGTGATGGAGATTGGCGGCCAGGCGGAAACCGGGCGCGTGACGGTCGAAGGTCCGGGCACGTTGTCGGCGGCAAACCTCACGGTCGACGATCTCACGGTCAATCTCAACGGCCCGGGCAGCATCGAAATCTCCGCCGATCGCGAAGCCGAGGTGATCGCTGTCGGCAATGGCATCGTTACGATATTGGGCGATGCGGCCTGCACCGACCGCAGTGTCGGATCCGGCCAGGTCACCTGTGGCGGCTTTCTCGGCCGGCGATAG
- a CDS encoding LysR substrate-binding domain-containing protein: MRRLPPLTAIEAFVQVARLGSVKAAAEELALSSPALSRRVQNLEHFLGRALFERRHHAMVLTEDGEALLTRVSGPLDELANAIEMSTGQADLVRLRLGVLPLFASQRLIGKLPELRELHPELHIDIDTAAHGTARLGDGLDAAITLAQTIDPGLYSREIDHNVITPIGARGLTVRGVPVTEPEQLAGQTILLHRDMPETFHYWRNAIGFPNLEPAAEDHFDSGQLMLDAAAQGLGVAFMLDSHLHDAADDRLVRLFDTKIESPYSYWFTCRRSALRRKPVKLFHDWLFARVCRQATGQPAAGDSIAAAI, from the coding sequence ATGCGAAGATTGCCGCCGCTAACCGCCATAGAGGCCTTTGTCCAAGTCGCACGCCTAGGATCGGTAAAAGCGGCCGCCGAAGAGCTGGCCCTGTCCTCGCCCGCGTTAAGCCGTAGAGTCCAGAATTTAGAGCATTTTCTAGGTCGCGCCCTGTTTGAACGCCGTCATCATGCGATGGTTCTAACCGAAGATGGCGAAGCCCTTTTGACGCGGGTTTCCGGTCCCCTCGATGAACTGGCGAACGCGATTGAGATGTCGACCGGCCAGGCGGATCTGGTGCGATTGCGGCTCGGAGTATTGCCACTTTTCGCATCGCAGCGCTTGATCGGCAAATTGCCCGAATTGCGTGAGCTGCATCCCGAGCTCCATATTGATATCGATACGGCAGCCCATGGCACAGCCCGATTGGGCGACGGTCTGGATGCGGCAATCACGCTGGCCCAGACAATCGACCCCGGGCTCTACTCGCGCGAGATCGATCATAATGTCATTACGCCGATCGGCGCGCGCGGGCTGACCGTGCGGGGTGTTCCGGTAACCGAACCGGAGCAGCTTGCCGGGCAAACGATCCTTTTGCACCGTGATATGCCTGAGACATTCCACTATTGGCGTAACGCCATCGGCTTTCCCAACCTGGAACCGGCAGCAGAAGACCATTTCGATTCCGGTCAGTTGATGCTGGACGCCGCTGCCCAGGGCCTGGGCGTGGCCTTCATGCTCGATTCCCATCTCCACGATGCGGCGGATGATCGGCTGGTGCGCTTGTTCGATACGAAGATTGAAAGCCCGTACAGCTATTGGTTCACCTGCCGACGGTCAGCGTTGCGCCGCAAACCGGTGAAGCTGTTCCATGATTGGCTGTTCGCGCGGGTATGTCGCCAGGCGACGGGTCAGCCAGCCGCTGGCGATTCTATTGCTGCAGCAATTTAG
- a CDS encoding SRPBCC family protein, protein MREDYGTQLEDGSLRFVRDLPGPIERVWDYLVDPEKRALWFCDGTAGAKAGDPFVMRFNHDDISPEKLPERHAGMQGGVEMGGTVVEIRPPELFIMSWDGDNEECRFELTSNGDRVQLVLIQAPSRDHADLIDMACGWHAHVGILIDRLSGDEIRGFWTEHDGVEDYYRRLIKPID, encoded by the coding sequence ATGCGTGAAGACTATGGAACGCAGCTGGAGGATGGCTCGCTGCGCTTTGTGCGCGATCTGCCCGGGCCAATTGAACGGGTGTGGGACTATCTGGTCGATCCGGAGAAGCGCGCATTATGGTTTTGCGACGGAACGGCGGGCGCTAAAGCCGGCGACCCCTTTGTCATGCGTTTCAATCATGATGACATTTCGCCTGAGAAGCTCCCGGAGCGCCATGCGGGAATGCAAGGCGGCGTCGAGATGGGTGGGACGGTCGTCGAAATTCGCCCACCTGAGCTGTTCATTATGAGCTGGGACGGTGACAATGAAGAATGCCGATTTGAGCTGACGTCAAATGGCGACCGCGTGCAATTGGTGCTGATCCAAGCCCCGTCACGCGATCATGCGGATCTTATCGACATGGCCTGTGGCTGGCACGCGCATGTCGGAATCCTGATCGACCGCCTGTCCGGCGATGAAATCCGCGGATTCTGGACCGAACATGACGGGGTCGAAGACTATTATCGTCGGCTGATAAAGCCGATCGATTGA
- a CDS encoding GDSL-type esterase/lipase family protein encodes MDKLILLLDRTAVLFIGVAVGAVIGLAFLGGGDSGEAVASAPAPVVAAAETDISEAAPMECAAQFNRSLTNALAEGDPVHIGVFGDSFGDGLWAALYRGFRGEDDFVVHQYARQSTGFTRYRSLNIFDDMAERLDEQQIDIAVLSFGANDTQGIYTDGAGAAFMSEDWQNIVGERIDAIVQLLRDRGSIVYWMGMPKMRREAFDSQIQQQNAFYAARMRQLGVPFIDTVSLTVDEDGQYAAYLPHPESGERTLARANDGIHMTGQGYGFLTRDLEQRIRGYVDSARAEAMRESERRSAGNESATAGQAEG; translated from the coding sequence GTGGACAAGCTGATTCTGTTGCTCGATCGGACCGCCGTCCTGTTTATCGGCGTTGCCGTTGGCGCGGTCATAGGGCTCGCTTTTCTGGGCGGCGGCGATAGCGGAGAAGCGGTGGCGAGCGCGCCCGCACCAGTTGTGGCGGCTGCTGAAACCGACATATCTGAAGCTGCCCCGATGGAATGCGCGGCCCAGTTCAATCGCAGCCTGACCAATGCGCTGGCAGAGGGCGATCCCGTGCATATCGGTGTGTTCGGAGACAGTTTTGGTGATGGGCTATGGGCGGCTCTATATCGCGGCTTTCGCGGCGAGGACGATTTCGTTGTCCACCAGTATGCCCGGCAATCTACCGGCTTTACACGCTATCGGAGCCTCAATATTTTTGACGATATGGCCGAGCGACTTGACGAGCAGCAGATCGATATCGCGGTCCTTTCCTTTGGCGCCAATGATACCCAAGGCATCTATACAGACGGCGCTGGCGCAGCGTTTATGAGCGAAGACTGGCAGAATATTGTCGGCGAGCGCATCGATGCCATCGTCCAGCTGCTCCGTGATCGCGGTTCGATTGTGTATTGGATGGGTATGCCAAAGATGCGGCGCGAGGCGTTTGATTCGCAGATTCAGCAGCAAAATGCATTTTACGCCGCACGCATGCGGCAACTCGGCGTGCCCTTTATCGACACGGTCTCGCTCACCGTCGATGAAGATGGCCAATATGCAGCCTATCTTCCTCATCCTGAATCCGGCGAGCGAACACTCGCGCGCGCCAATGATGGTATTCACATGACGGGGCAGGGCTATGGTTTCCTGACGCGCGATCTCGAGCAACGCATCCGCGGCTATGTGGATAGCGCCCGGGCTGAGGCCATGCGCGAGAGCGAACGCCGTAGCGCCGGCAATGAGAGCGCGACCGCAGGACAAGCCGAAGGATGA
- a CDS encoding GDSL-type esterase/lipase family protein, whose protein sequence is MTSAIFLAALAATQSAPGTCTETLCYAENLAPFFAQLAESDRDSGDPIHIVQIGDSHTAGDNITNGWREELRRRYGHGGRGVLAAGRPYGGYLTWGVTASQTSGWEVNSIFGRGYANYGRPLGMSGFSQTARAEGEMLGITADTPDQSFDRIILCAISEPGAGTLVMRLGFETERFELDGPERRTVCRTMDSEYPQLGASVTTADDRVVTVTSFATMMQEGGVTLSNLGVSGSQLVHIGRATDETVAAELAVYDPDLIVIAFGTNEGFSQQLSAREFEGDLRVQVNRLRRLAGRDVPILLIGAPDANTRNRGLADNAGPPVPCADPAGVNSGGRPWYTPTLLAELRGRQRRVARDMGLAFWDWNAAMGGRCGAHRWRNRDPALMRGDHVHFNQTGGARIGQMLFADLERAATAVNDR, encoded by the coding sequence ATGACCTCGGCAATCTTTCTGGCGGCGTTGGCCGCTACGCAATCCGCACCGGGGACGTGCACTGAAACGCTCTGCTACGCGGAAAATCTGGCACCCTTTTTTGCACAACTCGCCGAGAGTGATCGCGATAGCGGCGATCCGATCCATATCGTCCAGATTGGCGACAGCCATACAGCGGGCGATAATATCACCAATGGCTGGCGCGAAGAATTGCGCCGGCGATATGGCCATGGTGGCCGCGGTGTTCTCGCCGCGGGCCGGCCCTATGGCGGCTATCTGACCTGGGGCGTTACCGCGTCCCAGACCAGCGGTTGGGAAGTGAATTCAATATTCGGGCGCGGTTACGCCAATTACGGCCGTCCGCTCGGCATGTCCGGATTCAGCCAGACAGCACGGGCCGAAGGGGAAATGCTTGGGATTACCGCCGACACGCCCGATCAGAGTTTCGACCGGATTATCCTATGCGCAATCAGCGAGCCAGGCGCTGGAACCCTGGTAATGCGGCTGGGCTTTGAAACGGAGCGGTTCGAGCTTGACGGCCCGGAGCGCCGGACCGTGTGCCGGACAATGGATAGTGAATATCCGCAGCTCGGCGCCTCGGTAACGACGGCAGATGATCGGGTTGTAACCGTGACCTCCTTTGCCACGATGATGCAGGAAGGGGGCGTCACGCTCTCCAATCTCGGGGTGAGCGGATCGCAACTCGTCCATATCGGGCGCGCGACAGATGAAACCGTGGCGGCCGAGCTGGCGGTCTATGATCCCGATTTGATCGTCATTGCCTTTGGCACGAATGAAGGATTTTCACAGCAGCTGTCTGCACGGGAATTTGAGGGCGATTTGCGCGTGCAGGTGAACAGGCTGCGCAGACTGGCAGGCCGCGATGTCCCGATCCTGCTGATCGGCGCTCCGGACGCCAATACGCGAAATCGTGGACTTGCTGACAATGCTGGGCCGCCAGTGCCCTGCGCCGACCCGGCCGGGGTCAATAGCGGCGGACGGCCCTGGTATACGCCGACGTTGCTCGCTGAGCTGCGGGGCCGGCAGCGCCGGGTTGCCCGCGATATGGGCTTGGCTTTCTGGGACTGGAATGCGGCCATGGGCGGGCGGTGCGGTGCGCATCGCTGGCGCAATCGGGATCCGGCTCTGATGCGCGGTGATCATGTTCATTTCAACCAGACCGGCGGCGCGCGGATCGGGCAGATGCTGTTCGCCGATCTGGAACGCGCGGCCACCGCGGTCAACGATCGTTAG
- a CDS encoding DUF1489 family protein — MAALHITKPAVGCDSIQRIRERQAPRVSGGEVTITTRYRPTRHEELIGGSIFWIIKHRLVVRQRILGFVESDDGRWNIRLDPKLIPVRARPKRAHQGWRYLKGTDAPADFDGDEDGIAEMPPKMLNDLARLGLI; from the coding sequence ATGGCTGCGCTGCACATCACAAAACCGGCTGTCGGCTGCGATTCCATCCAGCGTATTCGCGAGCGCCAGGCACCGCGTGTATCCGGTGGCGAGGTAACGATCACCACCCGATATCGTCCGACGCGGCACGAAGAACTGATCGGCGGTTCTATATTCTGGATTATCAAGCACCGCCTGGTCGTGCGGCAGCGTATCCTCGGATTTGTCGAGAGCGATGATGGCCGCTGGAACATTCGCCTCGATCCGAAACTGATCCCGGTGCGCGCGCGTCCGAAACGCGCGCATCAGGGTTGGCGCTATCTCAAAGGCACGGATGCACCAGCCGATTTTGACGGGGATGAAGACGGGATTGCCGAAATGCCGCCCAAAATGTTGAACGATCTCGCGCGGCTCGGGCTTATCTGA
- a CDS encoding SDR family oxidoreductase encodes MANPYTLITGASAGLGRLFARACAKRGDKIALVARRKDRLDKLAEELGPDTIVITEDLSDYDAADEIVQTIEDSGAHIGTLINNAGFGARGDFHMLPIGDQVDMIQVNSIAVAQLCHRVVPSMIANGGGAILNVASTAAFQAGPGMAVYYASKAFVLSLTEALHEELMPHNIAVTALCPGATKTEFAHRANMTDTTLFEKFAGEPERVVEAGLAGLAKNKAIVVPGFLNKAMVQSNRMSPRSVSREIAKLLQQ; translated from the coding sequence ATGGCCAATCCCTATACGTTGATCACTGGCGCTTCTGCTGGTCTTGGCAGATTGTTTGCCAGGGCCTGCGCGAAGCGTGGTGACAAGATCGCGCTCGTCGCGCGGCGCAAGGATCGTCTCGATAAACTGGCCGAAGAGCTCGGTCCCGACACGATCGTCATTACTGAAGATCTGAGCGATTATGACGCCGCCGATGAGATCGTGCAGACGATCGAGGATTCAGGCGCGCATATTGGTACGCTGATCAATAATGCAGGCTTTGGCGCGCGCGGCGATTTCCATATGCTGCCGATTGGCGATCAGGTCGACATGATCCAGGTGAACAGCATTGCGGTCGCACAGCTTTGCCACCGGGTCGTTCCAAGCATGATCGCCAATGGCGGCGGTGCAATCCTTAATGTCGCGTCTACCGCAGCGTTTCAGGCGGGGCCTGGTATGGCGGTCTATTATGCCAGCAAGGCGTTCGTCCTGTCGCTTACCGAGGCCCTGCATGAAGAGTTGATGCCGCATAATATCGCGGTGACGGCACTATGCCCCGGTGCGACAAAGACCGAGTTCGCCCATCGTGCAAACATGACCGATACCACCTTGTTTGAGAAATTCGCGGGCGAACCGGAACGCGTTGTCGAGGCAGGCCTTGCCGGTCTTGCCAAGAACAAGGCGATTGTGGTTCCCGGTTTCCTCAACAAAGCAATGGTTCAATCGAACCGCATGTCACCGCGCAGCGTAAGCCGCGAGATCGCTAAATTGCTGCAGCAATAG